The Streptomyces sp. DH-12 genome has a window encoding:
- the crgA gene encoding cell division protein CrgA, giving the protein MPKSRIRKKADYTPPAAKQAAAIKLTNRAWVAPVMLALFLIGLAWIVVFYVTDGSLPIDSLGNWNIVVGFGFIAAGFGVSTQWK; this is encoded by the coding sequence GTGCCGAAGTCACGTATCCGCAAGAAGGCCGACTACACGCCGCCGGCGGCGAAGCAGGCGGCCGCGATCAAGCTGACCAACCGCGCCTGGGTCGCGCCGGTGATGCTGGCCCTGTTCCTCATCGGCCTGGCCTGGATCGTCGTCTTCTACGTCACGGACGGCTCGCTGCCCATCGACTCGCTGGGCAACTGGAACATCGTGGTGGGCTTCGGCTTCATCGCCGCCGGGTTCGGCGTCTCCACGCAGTGGAAGTAG
- a CDS encoding rhomboid family intramembrane serine protease, giving the protein MDDQAAGSRQDAQRVPGCYRHPDRETGVRCTRCERPICPECMVDASVGFQCPDCVRSGGGTGHAPSASMPRTLAGGSIAADPRLVTKILIGINFAVFLAVTIERSLLADLYLVGAWPPAPFVPTQGVAGGEWYRLVTSMFTHEEIWHIGFNMLSLWLLGGPLEQHLGRARYLALYLISGLAGSALTYLLAGGSTASLGASGAVFGLFGATAVLMRRLRYDMRPIIALLAINLVLTFSWSGIAWEAHIGGLVAGVVIGYAMVHAPRERRALVQYGTCALVLAVVVLITLMRTAQLT; this is encoded by the coding sequence ATGGACGACCAGGCCGCCGGCAGCCGGCAGGACGCCCAGCGCGTCCCGGGCTGTTATCGCCACCCGGACCGCGAGACCGGTGTCCGCTGCACCCGGTGCGAGCGGCCGATCTGCCCGGAGTGCATGGTCGACGCCTCGGTCGGGTTCCAGTGCCCGGACTGCGTCCGCAGCGGCGGGGGCACCGGCCACGCGCCGTCCGCCTCCATGCCCCGCACGCTGGCCGGCGGGAGCATCGCCGCGGATCCCCGGCTGGTGACCAAGATCCTCATCGGGATCAACTTCGCGGTGTTCCTCGCCGTGACGATCGAGAGGTCGCTGCTGGCCGATCTCTACCTGGTCGGCGCCTGGCCGCCGGCGCCGTTCGTGCCCACCCAGGGAGTGGCGGGCGGCGAGTGGTACCGCCTGGTGACCTCGATGTTCACGCACGAGGAGATCTGGCACATCGGCTTCAACATGCTCAGCCTGTGGCTGCTCGGCGGACCGCTGGAACAGCATCTGGGCCGGGCGCGCTATCTCGCGCTGTATCTGATCTCCGGTCTGGCGGGCAGTGCCCTGACGTATCTGCTGGCCGGGGGGAGCACGGCCTCGCTCGGCGCGTCCGGGGCGGTCTTCGGGCTGTTCGGCGCGACCGCCGTGCTGATGCGCAGGCTCCGCTACGACATGCGGCCGATCATCGCCCTGCTGGCGATCAACCTCGTCCTCACCTTCAGCTGGAGCGGCATCGCCTGGGAGGCCCACATCGGGGGGCTGGTCGCCGGTGTCGTCATCGGCTACGCGATGGTGCACGCCCCGCGTGAGCGGCGGGCGCTGGTGCAGTACGGCACCTGTGCGCTGGTGCTGGCCGTGGTCGTGCTGATCACGCTGATGAGGACCGCGCAGCTCACCTGA
- a CDS encoding peptidylprolyl isomerase, whose product MATQLYATLKTNHGDIQVQLFPDHAPQTVKNFVELAKGEREWTHPRTGQKTTDKLYDGTVFHRVISGFMIQGGDPLGNGTGGPGYQFGDEFHPDLRFDKPYLLAMANAGPGTNGSQFFITVAPTAWLNRKHTIFGEVTDAASQKVIDTIASTQTNPRTDRPVNDVVIESVEIREG is encoded by the coding sequence GTGGCTACGCAGCTCTACGCCACCCTGAAGACCAATCACGGCGACATCCAGGTCCAGCTCTTCCCGGACCACGCGCCGCAGACGGTCAAGAACTTCGTCGAGCTCGCCAAGGGCGAGCGGGAGTGGACGCACCCCCGGACCGGCCAGAAGACCACGGACAAGCTCTACGACGGCACGGTCTTCCACCGGGTGATCAGCGGCTTCATGATCCAGGGCGGTGACCCGCTGGGCAACGGCACCGGCGGCCCCGGCTACCAGTTCGGCGACGAGTTCCACCCGGACCTGCGCTTCGACAAGCCCTACCTGCTGGCGATGGCCAACGCCGGTCCGGGCACCAACGGCTCGCAGTTCTTCATCACGGTCGCCCCGACGGCCTGGCTGAACCGCAAGCACACGATCTTCGGCGAGGTCACCGACGCCGCGAGCCAGAAGGTCATCGACACCATCGCCTCGACGCAGACCAACCCGCGCACCGACCGTCCGGTGAACGACGTGGTCATCGAGTCGGTCGAGATCCGCGAGGGCTGA
- a CDS encoding DUF5324 family protein, with protein MTRIDSVRAATGSAKDSVLHAAEVVAPYADTAKVRAAHYAQEARVRLAPKVSQAAEQARVQYDARVQPYLEQVKTHVPPKVDKAAHQAAVRTRLAARQAAEYSRPVIEQAMAAAGPAREEAAARSAAALAALRGQVSAQQIQKLVRKQQRRARAGRAAKVVLILGAVAGGAYAAWKWWDKQANPDWLVEPPAATDVSGSTALTSVDGSDVGALDPEVEAKEAEEDAAKRDES; from the coding sequence GTGACCCGCATCGACAGCGTGCGCGCCGCGACCGGTTCGGCGAAGGACAGCGTGCTGCACGCCGCGGAAGTGGTGGCGCCCTACGCCGACACGGCCAAGGTCAGGGCCGCGCACTACGCACAGGAGGCCCGTGTGCGCCTCGCGCCCAAGGTGTCGCAGGCCGCGGAGCAGGCGCGCGTCCAGTACGACGCCCGTGTGCAGCCGTATCTGGAACAGGTCAAGACCCACGTGCCGCCGAAGGTCGACAAGGCCGCCCACCAGGCCGCCGTCCGTACGCGCCTCGCCGCCCGCCAGGCCGCGGAGTACTCCCGGCCGGTGATCGAGCAGGCGATGGCCGCCGCCGGACCCGCCCGGGAGGAGGCCGCGGCCCGGAGCGCGGCCGCGCTCGCCGCCCTGCGGGGCCAGGTCTCGGCCCAGCAGATCCAGAAGCTCGTGCGCAAGCAGCAGCGGCGGGCCAGGGCCGGCCGTGCGGCCAAGGTCGTCCTGATTCTGGGTGCCGTGGCGGGCGGGGCCTATGCCGCCTGGAAGTGGTGGGACAAGCAGGCCAACCCGGACTGGCTGGTGGAACCGCCGGCCGCGACGGACGTGTCCGGCTCGACCGCCCTGACCTCCGTGGACGGCAGCGACGTGGGCGCCCTGGACCCCGAGGTCGAGGCCAAGGAGGCCGAGGAGGACGCCGCCAAGCGCGACGAGAGCTGA
- a CDS encoding DNA-binding protein — MDAAQQEATARARELQRNWYGEPLGALFRRLIDDLGLNQARLAGVLGLSAPMLSQLMSGQRAKIGNPAVVQRVQLLQDLAGQVADGSVSAAEATERMEEIKKSQGGSVLTNTTQTTSSSGAPTVKRVVREIQSLLRSVAAAGDILDAADSLAPTHPELAEFLRVYGAGRTADAVTHYQAHQS; from the coding sequence ATGGACGCCGCACAGCAGGAAGCCACCGCCAGAGCGCGGGAACTGCAGCGGAACTGGTACGGGGAGCCGCTGGGGGCGCTCTTCCGTAGGCTCATAGACGACCTGGGCCTCAACCAGGCCCGTCTGGCGGGGGTGCTCGGGCTGTCCGCACCGATGCTGTCGCAGCTCATGAGCGGCCAGCGGGCGAAGATCGGCAACCCGGCGGTGGTCCAGCGCGTGCAACTGCTGCAGGACCTGGCGGGGCAGGTCGCGGACGGCAGCGTCAGCGCGGCCGAGGCGACGGAGCGCATGGAGGAGATCAAGAAGTCCCAGGGGGGCTCCGTCCTCACCAACACCACGCAGACCACGAGCAGTTCAGGCGCTCCCACGGTCAAGCGCGTGGTCCGTGAGATCCAGTCCCTGCTGCGCTCGGTGGCGGCCGCCGGCGACATCCTCGACGCCGCGGACTCGCTCGCGCCCACCCACCCGGAGCTGGCGGAGTTCCTCCGGGTCTACGGGGCCGGCCGCACGGCCGACGCGGTCACGCACTACCAGGCACACCAGAGCTGA
- a CDS encoding serine/threonine-protein kinase, protein MGEVFAGRYELVDPIGRGGVGAVWRAWDHRRRRYVAAKVLLQSDAHSLLRFVREQALRIDHPHVLAPTSWAADDDKVLFTMDLVTGGSLVHLVGDYGPLPPAFVCTLLDQLLSGLAAVHAEDVVHRDIKPANVLLEATGRGRPKLRLSDFGIAMRLGEPRLTETDLVVGTPGYLAPEQMMGAEPDFPADLFAVGLVALYLLEGAKPDAKALIQYFADHGTPGAPRGIPEPLWQVVATLLQPDPEARFRTATGARKALATAAELLPEPGPDDELIEIFDQVGPLPPGFTEDGPEKRASRLHPGPEGTGGGSQRTGQSLGSSGTPPRAAGRTTGTGAGAAAGPGGDGSPEPRPAWSTPPPGPLSGPRSTTGSPTTPPDAAPQPGSPSDTGSFPLPPPRAAAPASPAFPPPQPPPVPAPRSPEHPPQPPQYVPGPPYGHQQRAPEVSPYEPTHPLRSPLPRPAVRPDASTAEYTARPSRVPPPDTVTAQHAPGPRSHRRRTARRPGPPARVAVPVLLLALACYAVGFWALTRI, encoded by the coding sequence ATGGGTGAGGTCTTCGCCGGCCGGTACGAGCTGGTCGACCCGATCGGACGCGGGGGTGTGGGCGCGGTCTGGCGCGCCTGGGACCACCGCCGTCGCCGTTATGTGGCGGCGAAGGTGCTGCTGCAGAGCGACGCCCATTCGCTGCTGCGTTTCGTGCGCGAGCAGGCGCTGCGGATCGACCACCCGCACGTCCTCGCCCCCACCAGCTGGGCCGCCGACGACGACAAGGTCCTGTTCACCATGGACCTGGTCACCGGCGGTTCCCTGGTGCACCTGGTCGGCGACTACGGTCCACTGCCGCCCGCGTTCGTCTGCACCCTGCTCGACCAGCTCCTCTCGGGGCTCGCGGCGGTGCACGCGGAGGACGTGGTGCACCGCGACATCAAGCCCGCCAATGTGCTGCTGGAAGCCACCGGCAGGGGCAGGCCGAAGCTGCGGCTGTCGGACTTCGGCATCGCCATGCGGCTGGGCGAACCCCGGCTGACCGAGACCGACCTGGTCGTCGGCACCCCGGGGTATCTGGCCCCGGAGCAGATGATGGGCGCCGAACCGGACTTCCCCGCCGACCTGTTCGCCGTGGGCCTGGTCGCCCTGTATCTGCTCGAGGGCGCGAAACCGGACGCCAAGGCCCTCATCCAGTACTTCGCCGACCACGGGACGCCGGGTGCGCCCCGGGGCATCCCCGAGCCGCTGTGGCAGGTCGTGGCCACCCTGCTGCAGCCCGATCCCGAGGCGCGCTTCCGCACGGCCACGGGGGCGCGCAAGGCGCTCGCGACAGCGGCGGAGCTGCTGCCGGAGCCCGGCCCCGACGACGAGCTGATCGAGATCTTCGACCAAGTGGGGCCGCTCCCGCCCGGGTTCACCGAGGACGGGCCGGAGAAGAGAGCGTCCCGACTTCACCCGGGACCGGAAGGGACAGGGGGCGGGTCGCAGAGGACGGGGCAGAGCCTCGGAAGCAGCGGGACGCCCCCGCGCGCGGCCGGGAGGACGACGGGCACCGGAGCCGGAGCGGCGGCCGGCCCTGGAGGAGACGGCTCGCCCGAGCCCCGGCCGGCGTGGAGCACCCCTCCCCCCGGCCCACTCTCCGGTCCACGGAGCACCACCGGCTCCCCCACGACGCCACCGGACGCCGCCCCGCAGCCCGGCTCCCCCTCGGACACCGGAAGCTTCCCCCTCCCGCCGCCCCGGGCAGCCGCTCCCGCCTCCCCCGCTTTCCCCCCGCCGCAGCCGCCCCCCGTCCCCGCCCCCCGCTCCCCCGAGCACCCCCCTCAGCCCCCGCAGTACGTGCCGGGCCCCCCGTACGGCCACCAGCAGCGGGCGCCCGAGGTCTCCCCCTACGAACCGACCCATCCGCTGCGCTCCCCCCTGCCACGACCGGCCGTGCGTCCCGATGCCTCCACTGCTGAATACACCGCCCGGCCGTCGCGGGTTCCGCCTCCGGACACGGTGACCGCGCAGCACGCGCCGGGCCCCCGCTCCCACCGCCGGCGCACCGCCCGACGGCCCGGCCCTCCGGCGCGGGTGGCCGTGCCCGTCCTGCTGCTGGCGCTGGCCTGCTACGCCGTGGGCTTCTGGGCGCTCACCCGGATCTGA
- a CDS encoding DLW-39 family protein, with protein MKKLLLVALAAIGGLLVYRQIQADRAEQDLWTEATDSVPTGS; from the coding sequence GTGAAGAAGCTTCTCCTGGTCGCACTGGCCGCCATCGGCGGGCTCCTCGTGTACCGCCAGATCCAGGCGGATCGCGCCGAGCAGGATCTGTGGACGGAGGCGACTGACTCCGTGCCCACGGGTTCGTGA